From Stigmatella erecta, one genomic window encodes:
- a CDS encoding MXAN_6577-like cysteine-rich protein: MNVHEAMVRRTPRPWALVAVLAGVLAGCPDQGAECGEGLSLCGSECVDLTSEPQHCGACGVTCGRAGVCIASACQCGPGATLCGGQCVLTASDAAHCGGCGGACAAGQVCEAGQCQAACTGATSTRCGDGCVDLQVDPYYCGTCDTACGGAKSCRTGVCTYDVVAACFNTGQVVGLQAGTDLKGPNVAVGERPQTVTRMQDVLLVLDAAKRLREARLSDYGTLAEAPETGNAPNQVLVDEPFVYVINSTSNTLLVLRRRAEPLAQPQGGTRFPNGLGLTPVASVDFGANTNPYAMAKLGTDLWVTLYGNLGGDVSAGGRLARVSVENPLAPVLEPNPIVLPAEAFPGGTAESTPTGIAVHQGSLYIALNNLDPATYRPGGPGRLAKVNPRTRQVSPVALGDGCLNAGWLASLGDRLLVSCGGHAVYDSDFNLTAVEKTGLVLLDAQDTVVSTYTLACPPGATDCPLSSAGRFAVVGSRAYLGDNNAGRVFVIEAVGNQLIERRGPGSGAQPPILACPSHDFSLVGDVVALP, translated from the coding sequence ATGAACGTCCACGAAGCGATGGTGCGGAGGACGCCCCGGCCGTGGGCCCTGGTGGCGGTACTCGCGGGGGTGCTGGCGGGCTGCCCGGACCAGGGGGCGGAGTGCGGTGAGGGCCTCTCGCTGTGCGGCTCGGAGTGCGTGGACCTCACCAGCGAGCCTCAGCACTGCGGCGCGTGTGGCGTCACGTGTGGCCGGGCGGGCGTGTGCATAGCCTCGGCCTGCCAGTGCGGACCCGGGGCCACGCTGTGCGGCGGCCAATGTGTCCTCACCGCTTCGGATGCGGCCCACTGCGGGGGCTGCGGGGGGGCCTGTGCCGCGGGCCAGGTCTGCGAAGCGGGCCAATGCCAGGCGGCCTGTACCGGGGCCACTTCCACGCGCTGCGGGGATGGGTGCGTGGACCTCCAGGTGGATCCTTATTACTGCGGCACCTGTGACACCGCCTGCGGGGGCGCGAAGAGCTGTCGCACGGGCGTGTGCACCTATGACGTCGTCGCCGCGTGCTTCAACACGGGGCAGGTGGTGGGCCTCCAGGCGGGCACGGACCTCAAGGGGCCCAACGTGGCGGTGGGGGAGCGCCCCCAGACCGTGACGCGGATGCAGGACGTGCTGCTGGTGCTCGACGCGGCGAAGCGGCTGCGCGAGGCGCGGCTGTCGGACTACGGCACCCTGGCCGAGGCCCCCGAGACGGGCAATGCCCCCAACCAGGTGCTCGTGGACGAGCCCTTCGTCTACGTCATCAACTCCACGAGCAACACGCTGCTGGTGCTGCGGCGCCGGGCCGAGCCCTTGGCCCAGCCGCAGGGCGGAACGCGCTTTCCCAACGGCCTGGGGCTGACGCCGGTGGCCAGCGTGGACTTCGGGGCCAACACCAACCCCTACGCGATGGCGAAGCTCGGCACGGACCTCTGGGTGACGCTGTACGGCAACCTGGGCGGGGATGTCTCGGCCGGAGGGCGGCTGGCGCGGGTGAGCGTGGAGAACCCGCTGGCCCCCGTGCTGGAGCCCAACCCCATCGTGCTTCCCGCCGAAGCCTTCCCCGGTGGCACCGCCGAGTCCACGCCCACGGGCATCGCCGTCCACCAGGGCAGCCTCTACATCGCCCTCAACAACCTGGACCCGGCGACGTACCGCCCGGGAGGGCCCGGCCGCCTGGCGAAGGTGAACCCTCGGACGCGCCAGGTGTCCCCGGTGGCGCTGGGGGACGGGTGCCTGAACGCGGGCTGGCTGGCCTCCCTGGGGGACCGGCTGCTGGTGAGCTGTGGCGGCCATGCCGTCTACGACAGCGACTTCAACCTCACGGCGGTGGAGAAGACGGGGCTGGTGCTGCTCGATGCCCAGGATACCGTCGTCTCGACCTACACGCTCGCGTGCCCGCCGGGGGCCACGGACTGCCCGTTGTCCTCCGCGGGGCGCTTCGCCGTGGTGGGCTCCCGTGCCTACCTGGGGGACAACAACGCGGGCCGCGTCTTCGTCATCGAAGCGGTGGGCAACCAGCTCATCGAGCGGCGCGGCCCCGGTTCCGGCGCCCAACCCCCCATTCTGGCCTGTCCGAGCCATGACTTCTCCCTGGTAGGAGATGTCGTCGCCCTGCCGTAG
- a CDS encoding FecCD family ABC transporter permease, whose amino-acid sequence MSAGAPRLRASRVLGLCAAFLGLTLAAFALALRFGEQPISLAAALGDAESSDAVIFWSLRLPRALLGVIVGAGLAASGATLQGLLRNPLADPFVLGVSGGAALGATLALALGLATVGQVAPGLAGGLERLSGPALLAFLGAGGSVLFVLAASRGHAARAPYAALLTGVVFNAFAAAAITLVKTLSAPDRLGEILYWLAGSLGYERGATLGLAALLQGGALAVMLALSGQLNLMTLGDEDAQTLGVPVVRTRRLLLLATSASVAGAVALTGLIGFVGLIVPHLLRLAFGPDQRLLIPLSALGGAAFLVLADLLARLAFALFGAEPPVGVITALLGGPLFIALLSRKGRGGSPV is encoded by the coding sequence GTGAGCGCCGGGGCCCCGAGGCTGCGGGCCTCCCGCGTGCTGGGGCTGTGCGCCGCGTTCCTGGGGCTGACGCTGGCCGCGTTCGCCCTGGCCTTGCGCTTTGGCGAGCAGCCCATCTCCCTGGCCGCGGCCCTCGGGGACGCGGAGTCCTCGGACGCGGTCATCTTCTGGTCGCTGCGCCTGCCCCGGGCGCTGCTGGGCGTCATCGTGGGGGCGGGGCTCGCCGCGTCCGGGGCCACGCTCCAGGGGCTGCTGCGCAACCCGCTCGCGGACCCTTTCGTGCTGGGCGTGTCGGGCGGGGCGGCCCTGGGGGCGACGCTGGCGCTCGCGCTGGGGCTGGCCACGGTGGGGCAGGTGGCGCCGGGGCTGGCCGGAGGGCTGGAACGGCTCTCCGGGCCCGCGCTGCTCGCCTTCCTCGGGGCCGGGGGCTCGGTCCTCTTCGTGCTCGCCGCCAGCCGGGGCCACGCCGCGCGGGCGCCCTACGCGGCCCTGCTCACGGGGGTGGTCTTCAACGCGTTCGCCGCCGCCGCCATCACGCTCGTCAAGACGCTGTCGGCGCCGGACCGGCTGGGGGAGATCCTCTACTGGCTCGCCGGATCGCTGGGCTACGAGCGGGGGGCCACCCTGGGGCTCGCCGCGCTCCTTCAAGGGGGGGCCCTGGCGGTGATGCTGGCGCTCTCGGGACAGCTCAACCTGATGACGCTGGGGGACGAGGACGCCCAGACGCTCGGGGTGCCCGTGGTGCGCACGCGCCGGCTGCTCCTGCTGGCCACGAGCGCCAGCGTGGCGGGGGCGGTGGCCCTGACGGGGCTCATCGGCTTCGTGGGGCTCATCGTCCCACACCTGCTGCGGCTGGCCTTCGGGCCGGACCAGCGCCTGCTGATTCCCCTGTCGGCGCTGGGCGGGGCGGCGTTCCTGGTGCTGGCGGACCTGCTGGCGCGGCTGGCCTTTGCCCTCTTCGGGGCCGAGCCGCCCGTGGGCGTCATCACCGCGCTGCTCGGGGGCCCGCTCTTCATCGCCCTGCTGTCCCGGAAGGGGAGGGGCGGTTCCCCGGTCTAA
- a CDS encoding ABC transporter substrate-binding protein, whose protein sequence is MRTPFIPLCLLAVLSLSGPVEAAAPSPAPRFLGPKREGPARRVVTLAPSLTEMVLAMGAGGTLVGVSRFDEDKAVAALPRVGGFVDPSVEAVVALKPDLILVQPGPGNQRPVERMAELGVPVLLLPLHSVGDTLAALRAVGQALGQPKEAEALISRFEATRARIRAAAKTLPPRRVLLVYGFEPLVVAGPGSFAHELLGDVGALNVAADAGSAYPVYSVERVVRARPEVVVDAAHVDVGKDKLQALPGLASARWVEMPSLALLQPGPSLGKGLEELFGLVHPGAAGR, encoded by the coding sequence ATGAGGACCCCCTTCATCCCGCTGTGCTTGCTCGCCGTGCTGAGCCTCTCCGGGCCGGTGGAGGCCGCCGCGCCGTCCCCGGCGCCCCGCTTCCTGGGCCCGAAGCGCGAGGGCCCGGCGCGGCGCGTGGTGACGCTCGCCCCCTCGCTGACGGAGATGGTGCTCGCCATGGGGGCGGGCGGCACGCTCGTGGGGGTCTCCCGCTTCGATGAGGACAAGGCCGTGGCGGCGCTGCCCCGCGTGGGGGGCTTCGTGGACCCGTCCGTGGAGGCCGTCGTGGCGCTCAAGCCGGACCTCATCCTGGTGCAGCCCGGGCCGGGCAACCAGCGGCCGGTGGAGCGGATGGCGGAGCTGGGCGTGCCCGTGCTGCTCTTGCCCCTGCACTCCGTGGGGGACACGCTCGCCGCGTTGCGCGCGGTGGGCCAGGCCCTGGGCCAGCCGAAGGAGGCCGAAGCGCTCATCTCCCGCTTCGAGGCCACGCGGGCCCGCATCCGCGCGGCGGCGAAGACGCTGCCCCCGCGCCGGGTGCTGCTCGTCTATGGCTTCGAGCCGCTCGTCGTGGCGGGCCCGGGCTCCTTCGCGCACGAACTGCTGGGGGATGTGGGAGCCCTCAACGTCGCGGCGGACGCGGGCTCCGCCTACCCGGTGTACTCCGTGGAGCGCGTGGTGCGGGCCCGGCCCGAGGTGGTGGTGGACGCGGCCCACGTGGACGTGGGCAAGGACAAGCTCCAGGCGCTGCCGGGGCTGGCCTCGGCGCGCTGGGTGGAGATGCCTTCGTTGGCGCTCCTACAACCGGGGCCCTCGCTGGGAAAGGGGTTGGAGGAGCTGTTCGGTCTGGTGCATCCCGGGGCTGCCGGACGCTGA